From the genome of Oenanthe melanoleuca isolate GR-GAL-2019-014 chromosome 23, OMel1.0, whole genome shotgun sequence:
aaaaaaatttaagaattttaaaaaataaaaaaattttaaaaaatttagaaaaattgtaaaaaaatttaaaaaacattttaaaaaattttaaaaaattaaaaagtttttaaaaatttagaaaatttttttaaaaatttaaaaattttaaaaaattaataaaaatttaataaaaatttaaaaaaaaattaaaaatttaacaaaattttttttaaaaaaatctaaattttagtactattttcatttcaaatttcaCCTTTTTAAACACTTTCTGCAGAATTCTTACTGCAAAAAAATCTCCTCAGGATCTTGGAGCCagaaaaaatctaaatttgTCTCTTGAAACCCCTTGGGAATTCACCcaaatattcaggaaaaatggaaataaaaattcactgagcaggggatgctctggtgctcatcctgcagcccctgccaggaTTGGAGTTAAAAATTGGGaattattttgggattttaaagaaaaataagatttttttttttttcagttattcaGGTTGTTCAGCAGCCCTTGGCTGGCTTGGTGAGGTTTattttgaggaaataaaaaaatctaaatttggGTGATAAATCCAAAATTCCCTGAGCCAGGAGGGTGAGGTGATCACTAAGTGATTTATCAGGGTGTGCCCAATTTTTGTGAGGGCTGATAATTCTCCTACCACCCTGTTATTTATTGATATAAACCcatttttctcaggaaaaaaaaaaaaaaaaaattaccttaaaCTCCAACCCAGAATTTTTATCActtactgggttttttttttattttattttttttttggggaagtgagaagcagcagcacagggtaAAAGTCACATCTGGAGATGCCacttggggctttttttgagTCTTTTCACTTATGAAACTCTGAGgaaatgcctgaaaaaaaaaaaacaaaacaaaactaaaaaccaaaaaaaaaaaagcaaaatctgagctgcagggagattTTTAGTGGGAGATGAAGAAGAGGGAAGTGGGAGGTTGTTTATATCTGCACCAAACCTTCCTCCTCCCACAAACTTGGCTTTAAGAGAcatttaaaagatatttttttaaagggatttgGAGGTTAAAATGTTGGTTTAGTGTCTGGGATGTTGGGTCTGATCTGACCCCACcagggtttgctgtgctgcaggttcagggaatattttggaaaatccaaatttgttccctgagctgctggggtcacaatttctgaaaatctctgaaaaaaaccaactccTCTATTCCCTTCTGacactttaaaatgaaatatctttttaaaatccttcccctctcccacaAACTTGGCTTTAGGagaaattttaaagatttttttttttaaaggaatttgaAGGTTAAAATGTTGGTTTAGTTTCTGGGATGTTGGATCTGATCTGACCCCACcagggtttgctgtgctgcaggttcagggaatattttggaaaatccaaatttattccctgagctgctggggtcACAATTTGTGCCAAATTCTGGATAAAACCAATTCCTCTATTCCCTTCTGGCACCTTAAAATGAAATATCTCTTTAAAATCATTTCCACAAACTCAGAACTTTAGGAgacattttaaagatatttttatttgaaggtTAAAATGTTGGTTGAGTGTCTGAGGAGGATCCAACCTGATCCCACCAGGGTTTGCTTGGTGCAGGTTCAgggaatattttggaaaatccaaatttgttccctgagctgctggggtcACAATTTGTGAAAATTCTGGATAAAACCAACTCCTCTATTCCCTTCTGGCACcttaaaatgaaatatctttttaaaatcatttccACAAACTCAGAACTTTAGGAgacattttaaagatatttttatttgaaggtTAAAATGTTGGTTTAGTGTCTGGGATGTTGGGTCTGACCTGACCCCACcagggtttgctgtgctgcaggttcagggaatattttttaaaatccaaatttgttccctgagctgctggggtcACAATTTGTGCCAAATTCTGGATAAAACCAACTCTTCTATTCCCTTCTGACACcttaaaatgaaatatctttttaaaatcctttccacAAACTTGGCtttaagagaaattttaaaagatatttttatttgaaggtTAAAATGTTGGTTTAGTGTGTGGGGAGGATCTGACCTGACCCCACcagggtttgctgtgctgcaggttcagggaatattttggaaaatcCAAATTTATTCTCTGTGTGGCTCTGGAGtctctcctgagctgctgaggtCACAATTTGTGCCAAATTCTGGATAAAACCAACTCCTctattcccaaatcccagctggaatctCCCCAGGGAAGATCTCACCCCTGCTTGTATAATGTGTTTATTGCTGGgaggagtttaaaaaaaaaaccccaaaaaaaccaacaaaaattttattttaattgtcaATATCACCAAGCTGCTCCACTCTGGCTGTCCCAAAAATTGAATTTAGGAGTTGCAGCTGGGATGTGACttgtcccagagcagcaggaggatgtgaCACCAACCCTGAGTCATGTTTTAGTGGGAGGTTGTGGTGGCTTGAGCTGCTCCATGTGACAAACCCAGTGAGCTGATTACCCCCTTAATCCTTTTAGTCCTATCAGGGGCTAAATTTATCTGGAGTTTAAATCTAACCTTGAATCTCATGATAATCCTTGCAGCAGTCTCAGGTTAGAGACAGAATTCTGGGTAAAAATCACAGAGAAGgatccaaatttattttttgggtgtttttagGTGATGCTGTTGTGAGGTTTGCtttgataataaaataaatttatataattcCTAAAGGTCACtcctggagagaggaaaaaagcaagaaaaggccagaaaatttaataaaataatttttttagtgaGTTCCCTGTCAGAGGTTGGATACTCTGATTGCATtatcagccccaaatccctgaggatGCTCCAGGTTTTGCCCAGGAATGGGAATTTAGTTGTTAAGAGCATCTCAAATGCAGCACTGCTTTTTTTAGAGCTCTGAAATTGCACtttccccctcccacctccctcaTTAAATCAAGGCTCTGCTATTTTAGCTGTGCAAAAAAAGCAGGATAACTCTTCATCATCCAGAATAACGTGTGGAAAAAGGGCTGGTGGAGATTTTTGGATCCCtaattctgtgttttcccaCTTCCCCATGTGCTGGGACACCAgtttgtgctgggagctggaggtttaattttaaaatattcctaaaaGATTCAGCAGGATTGAGGGTCTGGCCTGGCTGGGAGAGGGGTGGGAATATAAACTCCTTGATCTTTCCCTTTTgggtatttatttaattttttttttaacccctgGCATGATCTCCCATCCACACCTTGCAGCTGTcctgcatgaaaaaaaaccaggaatttcCATCAGAGCTGTGGAAACTGTGAACTGATCATTCCTTGGGCTGGGAttggttttggggtgaaatcctgggctcagctgggaattcctgcccagcactgaagatgtagggaaaaaaaaacaacaggatCACAtagcagagctctgggtgttgttttttgggtggtttaaattccttttttcctgcctcttcctCTTGGAGCTGATTTGTGTGGATGGAAGAGGGAGAGGCAATAATTCCTCAATTGGGAACATCCTGATGTGAAATTCCAATTTCCAGTTCACTTGGTGCAGTTTCCCAGTTGttccaggtaaaaaaaaaaatttaaaaaaggtttttctggTGGGAAACACTTTGCTGTGTGTTGCCAGGGCCACGATGGGCATCCTGGAACATCGGGGTGTTCATCTGCATCCGCTGTGCTGGGATCCACAGGAACCTGGGGGTTCACATATCCAGGGTCAAATCTGTCAACCTCGACCAGTGGACACAGGAACAGATTCAGGTGAGGGTTGGGATAACACtctgaggatttggggtttttttggtttatttttttaattgggtttggggtttttttgttgtttttcgTGGGGTTTCTTGcgggttttttgttgttgttgttgttttgggggtttttgttggttttggggtttggtttggttgggtttggttttgttgggttggtgttgggttgggttttcttgggttgggttgggttttcttgggttgggtttggttttgttgggttgggttttgttgggttttgttgggttttgttgggttttgttgggttttgttgggttttgttgggttttgttgggttttgttgggtggggttttggttctgttttgttttagttgGGTTTGGTTCAGTtgggtttggtttagttttgctgggtttggttgggttgggtttgggttggattggatttggttgggttgagttggatttggttgggttgggtttggtgtAGTTGGGTTGgatttggttgggttgggttttggttctattttgttttggttctgtttgGTTCAGTTTGGTTTGATTTAGTTTggctgggttgggtttggttgggttgggtttggttttgttgggcTGGGTTTTGTTGAGTTTAATTTGGTcgggtttggtttggttttgttggattttgttgggcttgggtttggttgggttgggtttggtttggttggtttaggttttgttgggttggttttgttgggtttaATTTGGTTGGGTTGGATTTGGTTGGTTTaggtttggttgggttgggttttgttgggttgggttttgttgggttgggttttgttgggttgggtttggttgggttgggtttggttgggttgggtttggttgggttgggtttggttgggttgggtttggttgggttgggtttggttgggttgggtttggttgggttgggttgggttttgttgggttgggttttgttgggttgggttttgttgaGTTTaatttggttgggttgggttttgttgaGTTTaatttggttgggttgggtttggttgggttttgttaGGTTGGGTTTTGTTGAGTTTAATTTGGTTGGGTcgggttgggtttggttttggattggttttgttgggttgggtttggttgtgttttggtttttggttttgtttggttttgttgggttgggtttggttttggattggttttggtttaattttggtttgctttactttggtttggtttggttggtttttgttagTGGAGCTTCCTAAATTTCAACTTAAACCAAGCATAGCCcaaaaaaatgtgggaaatggaggaagaaaaattccagctgggagaggctgggagggaaaacACCCTCCAAAAACAGCAGAGAGTAAAACTGAAGGatcaataaattaatttctcttctctGGGATACTTTTATatccagaaaaaggaaaatttaaggaatttttttggatttcagtGCGTGCAGGAGATGGGGAATGGCAAAGCCAATCGTCTGTACGAAGCTTACCTGCCTGAGAACTTCAGGAGGCCCCAGACAGACCAGCatccttttttttattcctggaaaaaaacatggaattttccatcctggagctgtgtgGTTGAGgaggaattccctgggaatgaaggaattcctgcagagTTTTGAGGGTGGGGAATTGGGACGAGTgaggaggatgctgcaggtTTTTGGGAGGCTGGAGGGTTGGAttttccacaaaataaaaaaaaaaaaaaaaaaaagctgaatattcCAAAGGTTTGGatattcaaaaaataaaaaaagctgaatattcTAAAGGTTTggattttccagaaaaatgctgaatattCCAAAGGCTTggattttccagaaaaaaactgAATATTCTAAAGGCTTGgattttccacaaaaaaaaatctgaatattctAAAGGCTtggattttccaaaaaaaaaaaaaaattctgaatattcTAAAGGCTTggattttcaaaaaaaaaaatctgaatattctAAAGGCTtggattttccaaaaaaaaaaaaaaaatgctgagtATTCCAAAGGCTtggattttccaaaaaaaaaaaattctgaatattcTAAAGGCTtggattttccaaaaaaaatactgaatattctAAAGGTTTggattttccagaaaaatgctgaatattCTAGAGGTTtggattttccaaaaaaaaatgttgaatattctaaagGCTTggattttcaaaaaaaaaaaaaatgctgaatattcTAAAGGTTtggattttccaaaaaaaaatgttgaatattctaaagGCTtggattttccaaaaaaaaaaatctgaatattctAAAGGCTtggattttccaaaaaaaaaaaaattctgaatattcCAAAGGCTTGGATTTTCCAGAAAAAAGCTGAATATTCTAAAGGTTTggattttcaaaaaaaaaaaaagctgaatattcCAAAGGTTTGGatattcaagaaataaaaaaagctgaatattcTAAAGGCTtggattttccaaaaaaaaaaaaaattctgaatattcTAAAGGTTtggattttccaaaaaaaatactgaatattctAAAGGCTTggattttccccaaaaaaaaaatgctgaatattcTAAAGGTTtggattttccaaaaaaaaaaaaaaaaaaaagctgaatattctaaatttggattttccaaaaaaaaaaaaaaatgctgaatattcTAAAGgcttggatttaaaaaaaaaaaaaaaaaatgctgaatattcTAAAGGCTTggattttccccccaaaaaaaaaattctgaatattcTAAAGGTTtggattttccaaaaaaaaaattctgaatattcTAAAGGCTtggattttccaaaaaaaaaaaatgctgaatattcTAAAGGTTtggattttccaaaaaaaatactgaatattctAAAGGATTggattttccccccaaaaaaaatgctgaatattcTAAAGGCTTggattttcaaaaaaaaaaaatctgaatattctAAAGGCTtggattttccaaaaaaaaaaaattctgaatattcCAAAGGCTTGGATTTTCCAGAAAAAAGCTGAATATTCTAAAGGTTtggattttccaaaaaaaaatgctgaatattcTAAAGGTTTGGATTTAAGGTGtcccaaaccaggctgggatGCTCTGATGGAATTTTTAAATCCCACCTTGCAGGAATGTTGAGTAAACAGGGATATAATGAtatgaaactaaaaaaaaaataaatatatatatataaaattaaaaaaaaaagcacctttCCAATTAGATTAAAGTTTTTTAATCTAAGGTGCTTTTTGAAGTGTGTGACCTCAATGTGCTGAGGGGATGCTTGGggcaaacaacaaaaaaaaaaaaattaggaaaaaaaagtgagaaaaacacagcaagaacCTAAATCCTGatttaattccctttttatAGCACTGAAATAACCTGGAATAAcccacaggcaaaaaaaaaaaaaaaaaaaaagagagagagttGGGATCCagcagtaaattattttaagaaagttACTGCTGGAAATGCTCTTTAAACAATGATTTAATTTAGTTACAGCCTGTACCTTGTCAAATAAAGTTTCTATTCTGGAATCCTTTGTCCTTaaccagctgctgcagagctgtggagagTTTTATCCGAGataaatatgagaaaaaaaaatatatggacAGAAGCATCGACATCAACACCTTCAGGGTGAGTCTGGAGGtctgaattaaatttaaatttaaattaaattaaatggactgagtgaaagaaaagaaagaaatttaatttaaattaataaattgtcCCCCCCGGCTTAGGGGTAATTCATTCTGCCTGCACTTCATGGAGTGAATTTTTAATTGAGATTTGAAGATgctgagtgggttttttttgttagagGGAATCCAGgttatccagaaaaaaaaaaaaaattaaaaaaaaaatcagggtcACAGGCATGGTAGAGCTCcagaaattggaatttttttgtggtttaaattcctgattttttctgATTGGTTTGTGTGGATGGAGATCTCCAAGGATAATGATTGGAGGAAATATTGGAAgatttttatcccatttcttGCTCAGAGTgggaaaaattcaaattttaccTCAAATTCAGCTGTTTCTGAGGGATTTTAGATGAGTAACATCATCACCTTTTTCTTGGTgtaatcagaatttttttctctcatatcAGTGATTTTTAGGACAacaaaattgtttaaatttctggttttttccctcttgcaTCTTTTTGATTTGTGTGGATGGAAGACAGGAAATAAATCTGCAGGGATAATAATTGGAGGAAATCTTGGAAgatttttatcccatttcttGCTCAGAGTgggaaaaattcaaattttaccTCAAACTCAGCTGTTTCTGAGGGATTTTAAATCTGAGTGGTTTTAGATCATTTACAGCATTGAGTgtgatctttttctttttttctctcatgtcagagatttattttttttaaggacaacaaaattgtttaaaatctgAGAGGGTTTAGATCATTAACAGCATTGGGTGTGATCTGGGTgtaatcagaatttttttctctcatgtcagagatttttttttttttttaaggacaacaaaattgtttaaaatctgAGAGGGTTTAGATCATTAACAGCATTGGGTGtaaccagaatttttttctttcatatcaacgatatttttattttttttttttatttttttttcctctcagaaagaaaaagacgACAAATGGAAAAAGAGCAACGAGTCAGAAAGGAAACTGGAACCCATCATCTTTGAGAAGGTGAAAATGGTAAGGAGGGAAATGATGGAGCAGTTGTGGATTTATCCCTGAGGGATTCCAGGAACATTTTTCTGGCCTGGGTGTTTGGAGTCCCTGCTGGGAgcttgttttgctctgctccccagaCACTGAGCAGATGTGCAGGTTGGAATTCAGTTTTtccctgctggtttttttttttacctctctgGTTTAAAGCCTGCTTGGATTTTAAAACCCactggggtaaaaaaaaaaaaaaaaattgggaatatTCGCTCTGAAATTCTCATTTTGGAAGAGCAAAGATaattttgcttgtattttttatttaaatccactgggaaaaaaatatttaaagggtTAATCTTGATAAAAATTCTGATATTTCACAAGATTtgtgttgtttatttttccccccagcctCAAAAGAAAGATGAAACACAATCCAGGAAAAGTTCCCCCAAATCTGAGCCAGTTATGGATTTGCTGGGCCTGGGTAAGAGAAATTGGTGTAGAAGTTGTGGGGATTTGAGGATTTTCAGTGCTAATTTCGAATAATTCCAAGAATTCTGCAGGAATATTCCTGTaaatagtggaaaaaaaaaaaaaaaggaggaggttAAAGTGTTTAAGAAAAAGATCCTTTGCCCCAAGGGAAAGGGAGATTTCTGTTCTGGAGGATGAAgtatgaacagagacatttaaaaaaaaaaaaaaaagaaaactttcacATTTAAACAGCTTCCCATTAAAAGTAAacttaaaaataagtttaacacaaacacagctctgaggaggtGGGAGGAGTTTGACAATTTGCAAATTGTGAATGTGAAAACACAAGAGAACTTTGTTCTTCTCTTGGGAAAGATCCCTATggccaaaacaagaaaaaacttCTCTAAAgtaaactgaaataattatttaagtGAAAATCTAACCAAAGTATCTCTGtgtgttgttgttaagaaatgtgggagggggaagagggaatAATCTGAAAATCTTATTCCagatttctaattttctttatgTTGTTAATAAATCTTTATacccttttaaattttaaacctGCCTTGTTTTTACTCCTAATCCTATCATCCTATCCCACAACAGAAAATTAACTGTATGTCCTGGTTtgaggacaggtgtctgccaataaaggcagaaatggagaatgtaaaccccctccctccaaattattatgattTGGAAATTAAGCatctctcaggcaaagataagggaattaggaataacagttctttactaggaaaattaaaatagcaatgcagtattacacagaacaatcccaaccctgccagagtcagaatccaagctgacacccgtcagtcagtcagggtgttggcacagtcccattcaatggtggctgcatcctcctgcaggggcagatgtggttcagctggagcagtgctcctggagaaggtgcagtttcctctgaagctccagggatgatgtggaagggtctggttttcctctggaatccagagACAGAATAAtttgctgttccaaatctcagtttttatctgggtaggaaatgtttggctcctcccctggctggagcatctcccagtgggatgatggaattttatcagtcatgccctgggactcagtggccatgaacaggagatatctcctggagggaggatgggctgtgggaagataaagatgattgtccagctggtttaaagatggcccatgagcagaggatatctccatggagatcagggtcactgccccagctgggttaacagaaTACAAACTTTTGGTCACATCCCATATTGCAGCCcaaggcagaaaatgaaaatgaacaaaCCTAAACTAAAGCAAGAGCTGATGAGGGTGGGGTGgcccaggggtgtccccaggctggggacaggcacagcaggacctgtctgtgtgtcctgcagacGCCCCGGTGACAACGCCCGTCACCAACGGCCGgccctgcagcctggagaaggacCTGGACCTGTTTGCATCCGTGGGATCCAGCTCAGACTCCAGGAAGgtgagctgggagtgctggggctTGGGAAAGCCTGGCTGGGTGGTAGAACCACGGGATGATTTGGGATGCAGGGGGTGGTAaagggcagggacatcttccaggtgctccagccttggacacctgcagggatTCCCATCTGGGAACTGTCTGCCCTCAATCTGCCTTCCTCTAAATTCCCCTTCATTAAAGCCCAAAATCTTCCCTGTTGAAACCatcatcccagcacatccctgcatgTGGGTGGGTGTTCCCCATTTTCCCTGGTGCTGGATTTTTCcctgatcctgtccctgtgtcccagctccatgCTGACCCATCCCATCACATCCCTGGATGTGTGTGGATgttccccatttttccctgatcctgtccctgtgtcccagctccataCTGACCCACCCCAGCACATTCCTGCATGTGAGTGGGTgttccccatttttccctgatcctgtccctgtgtcccagctccatgCTGACCCATCCCAGCACACCCCTGCATGTGAGTGGGTgtcccccatttttccctgatcctgtccctgtgtcccagctccatgCTGACCCACCCCAGCACACCCCTGCATGTGTATATGGATgttccccatttttccctgatcctctccctgtgtcccaggTCGTTGGCTCCATGCCAACCTCTGGAAGTGCTGGCTCTGTTCCTGAAAACCTGAACCTGTTCCCGGAGCCTGGAGGCAAAGGGGAGGAGGTGGGGAAGAAGCAGCTCTCCAAAGACTCCATCCTGTCCCTCTATGGCTCCCAAACGTCCCAGGTGCCAGCACAAGGTaaccctgcctgggctggcacctgcagggcacCAGGGGAGGGTGcctggggtgtcctggcagCTGAGAAACTTCCAGAAGTGGGAATGTGGGTGAGAGAATCCCAGAGTGGGGTGGTGGGGGAGGGAGTGTGAAGCTCATCCTGTTCCAGGAAtcctcccactatcccagggctgctccaagcccttcccagcctggccttgggcgcttccaggggtccaggggctgctctgggaaatccattccagcccctcagcagcctCAGGGGAAGGATcattcccaatatccaacccaGCCATTCACTGGGAATCAGGGAATTCCTCCCCAATATCCAACCCAACCATTCACTGGGAATCAGGGACATCCTTCCCAGTATCCAACCCAACCATTCACTGGGAATcagggaattccttcccagtatccaacccagccctgcactgggaATCAGGGAATTACTCCCCAGTATCCAACCCGGCCCTGCACTGGGAATCAGGGAATTCCTCCCCAATATCCAACCCAACCATTCACTGGGAATcagggaattccttcccagtatccaACCCAACCATTCACTGGGAATcagggaattccttcccaatatccaacccagccctgcactgggaATCAGGGAATTCCTCCCCGGTATccaacccagccctgcactgggaATCAGGGAATTCCTCCCCAGTATccaacccagccctgcactgggaATCAGGGAATTCCTCCCCAGTATccaacccagccctgcactgggaATCAGGGAATTCCTCCCCAGTATccaacccagccctgcactgggaATCCATTCCCGCACgtcccttcccaaattccctctccatctttGTTGAGAAGTGTGAGCAGCCCAAGGACAGCTGAGTGTGGGTCTCCCAGGCAGGCTGtacctggggctgtgccctggcagcccctgggctgtgaTTTCTCCTGTCCCTGACCTGATGGGTTTCCCTGGGCTGTGAtttctcctgttccctgtgctgtgggtttCTCTGGGCTGTGATTTCTCCTGTCCCTGACCTGATGGGTTTCTCTGGGCTGTGGGtttctcctgttccctgtgcttctccttttccctgtgctgtgatttctcctgttccctgtgctcatgggtttccctgggctgtgatttctcctgtccctgggctgaTGTGTTTCTCCTGTTCCCTGACCTGATGTGTTTCTCCTGTCCCTGACCTGATAGGTTTCCCTGGCCTGTGGGtttctcctgttccctgtgctgatgtgtttctctgtgctgatgtgtttccctgtgctgatgtgtttccctgtgctgatgtgtttctcctgtgctgaTGTGtttctcctgtccctgtgctgatgtgtttctcctgtccctgtgctgatgtgtttctcctgtgctgatgtgtttctcctgt
Proteins encoded in this window:
- the SMAP2 gene encoding stromal membrane-associated protein 2, whose product is MTGKSVRDVERYQAVLAGLLAEDENKFCADCQAKGPRWASWNIGVFICIRCAGIHRNLGVHISRVKSVNLDQWTQEQIQCVQEMGNGKANRLYEAYLPENFRRPQTDQAVESFIRDKYEKKKYMDRSIDINTFRKEKDDKWKKSNESERKLEPIIFEKVKMPQKKDETQSRKSSPKSEPVMDLLGLDAPVTTPVTNGRPCSLEKDLDLFASVGSSSDSRKVVGSMPTSGSAGSVPENLNLFPEPGGKGEEVGKKQLSKDSILSLYGSQTSQVPAQGPMFLAPAQLGYPASPYAFPAVPPSGSLLGGVVAPPVGLLAQPGAAGLVAPVAIPAGYVGGVLAVGSQQQQQQQPPGYAGTPPVLGAPPAQQLHWNLAQVTQQMAGMNFYGASGMLGYGQSMGGGAGAAQGSNPSLWK